In a single window of the Bactrocera dorsalis isolate Fly_Bdor chromosome 2, ASM2337382v1, whole genome shotgun sequence genome:
- the LOC105225417 gene encoding adenosylhomocysteinase-like 1 isoform X1 — protein sequence MNISKMALETPKSDLDFSDKQEAKQPSALKMASMTRRRSSAASTCSYSSACYTGSSDEDNVSPRENRQRNSTGSSDFCVKNINAQQAFGRREIEIAEKEMPGILALRKRASEDKPLKNAQIVGCTHINAQTAVLIETLVELGASVRWAACNIYSTQNAVAAALAEVGIPIFAWRGETEEDFWWCLDKCVNSENWHPNMILDDGGDATHLMWKKYPIIFKAIKGIVEESVTGVHRLYQLVKTGKLTVPAINVNDSVTKARFDNFYNSKDSILDSLKRSTDIMFAGKQVVVCGYGDVGKGCAQSLRGQGCIVYVTEIDPICALQASMDGFRVVRLNEIVRQVDIVVTATGNKNVVNREHMDRMKSGCIVCNMGHSNSEIDVNSLHSAELSWLRVRSQVDHVIWPDGRTIILLAEGRLVNLACSTVPSFVVSVTAAAQALALIELFNAPVGRYKSDVYLLPKKMDEYVASLHLPILDAHLTELTDEQAKYLGLNKAGPFKPNYYRY from the exons CAAGAAGCTAAGCAACCGAGTGCTTTGAAAATGGCCAGTATGACCAGAAGACGTTCCTCAGCAGCATCTACATGTTCATATAGCTCAG CATGCTATACTGGTAGCTCAGATGAAGATAATGTGTCCCCTCGCGAAAACAGGCAGCGGAACAGCACAGGTAGCTCagatttttgtgtaaaaaatataaatgcacaACAAGCTTTCGGAAGAAGAGAAATCGAAATAGCAGAAAAAGAAATGCCGGGGATATTGGCATTGCGAAAGCGCGCCTCAGAGGATAAGCCCCTCAAAAATGCACAGATTGTAGGTTGCACACATATAAATGCCCAAACAGCTGTGCTTATTGAAACATTAGTAGAGTTGGGAGCTTCCGTTCGCTGGGCAGCGTGTAATATATACTCTACACag AATGCGGTAGCTGCAGCTCTTGCTGAGGTTGGTATTCCTATATTTGCATGGCGTGGTGAGACTGAAGAAGATTTCTGGTGGTGCCTTGACAAATGTGTCAACTCTGAAAATTGGCATCCAAATATGATATTGGATgatggtggtgatgccactcATTTAATGTGGAAGAAATATCCAATTATTTTCAAGGCGATTAAGGGCATTGTCGAAGAGAGTGTGACTGGTGTTCATAGATTGTATCAATTGGTAAAGACAGGAAAACTAACCGTGCCTGCAATAAATGTTAACGATTCCGTAACAAAAGCAAGGTTCGACAACTTCTATAACTCAAAAGATTCAATTTTGGACAG TCTGAAACGATCAACAGATATTATGTTTGCTGGCAAACAAGTAGTTGTTTGCGGCTATGGAGATGTTGGAAAAGGTTGTGCACAAAGTCTTCGAGGACAAGGCTGCATAGTATATGTAACCGAAATTGATCCAATATGTGCGTTGCAAGCAAG TATGGATGGATTTCGCGTAGTTCGCTTAAATGAAATTGTTCGTCAAGTGGACATTGTTGTTACGGCTACAGGCAACAAGAATGTGGTTAACCGAGAGCACATGGATCGTATGAAATCTGGTTGCATTGTTTGTAATATGGGACATTCTAATTCCGAGATCGATGTG aaTAGTTTGCACTCTGCTGAACTGTCGTGGCTGAGAGTGCGCTCTCAGGTAGACCACGTAATTTGGCCCGATGGTCGAACAATTATCCTTTTAGCAGAAGGACGTCTTGTTAATTTGGCTTGTTCGACAGTTCCATCATTTGTGGTATCAGTTACAGCTGCAGCGCAAGCGTTGGCTCTAATAGAGTTATTCAATGCACCGGTTGGTCGTTATAAATCTGATGTCTACCTGTTGCCTAAAAAAATGG aTGAATATGTCGCAAGTTTACATTTACCCATACTAGATGCTCATTTGACAGAACTTACCGATGAGCAAGCCAAGTACCTAGGTCTAAATAAGGCTGGGCCATTTAAGCCTAACTATTATAG atattaa
- the LOC105225417 gene encoding adenosylhomocysteinase-like 1 isoform X3: MASMTRRRSSAASTCSYSSACYTGSSDEDNVSPRENRQRNSTGSSDFCVKNINAQQAFGRREIEIAEKEMPGILALRKRASEDKPLKNAQIVGCTHINAQTAVLIETLVELGASVRWAACNIYSTQNAVAAALAEVGIPIFAWRGETEEDFWWCLDKCVNSENWHPNMILDDGGDATHLMWKKYPIIFKAIKGIVEESVTGVHRLYQLVKTGKLTVPAINVNDSVTKARFDNFYNSKDSILDSLKRSTDIMFAGKQVVVCGYGDVGKGCAQSLRGQGCIVYVTEIDPICALQASMDGFRVVRLNEIVRQVDIVVTATGNKNVVNREHMDRMKSGCIVCNMGHSNSEIDVNSLHSAELSWLRVRSQVDHVIWPDGRTIILLAEGRLVNLACSTVPSFVVSVTAAAQALALIELFNAPVGRYKSDVYLLPKKMDEYVASLHLPILDAHLTELTDEQAKYLGLNKAGPFKPNYYRY; the protein is encoded by the exons ATGGCCAGTATGACCAGAAGACGTTCCTCAGCAGCATCTACATGTTCATATAGCTCAG CATGCTATACTGGTAGCTCAGATGAAGATAATGTGTCCCCTCGCGAAAACAGGCAGCGGAACAGCACAGGTAGCTCagatttttgtgtaaaaaatataaatgcacaACAAGCTTTCGGAAGAAGAGAAATCGAAATAGCAGAAAAAGAAATGCCGGGGATATTGGCATTGCGAAAGCGCGCCTCAGAGGATAAGCCCCTCAAAAATGCACAGATTGTAGGTTGCACACATATAAATGCCCAAACAGCTGTGCTTATTGAAACATTAGTAGAGTTGGGAGCTTCCGTTCGCTGGGCAGCGTGTAATATATACTCTACACag AATGCGGTAGCTGCAGCTCTTGCTGAGGTTGGTATTCCTATATTTGCATGGCGTGGTGAGACTGAAGAAGATTTCTGGTGGTGCCTTGACAAATGTGTCAACTCTGAAAATTGGCATCCAAATATGATATTGGATgatggtggtgatgccactcATTTAATGTGGAAGAAATATCCAATTATTTTCAAGGCGATTAAGGGCATTGTCGAAGAGAGTGTGACTGGTGTTCATAGATTGTATCAATTGGTAAAGACAGGAAAACTAACCGTGCCTGCAATAAATGTTAACGATTCCGTAACAAAAGCAAGGTTCGACAACTTCTATAACTCAAAAGATTCAATTTTGGACAG TCTGAAACGATCAACAGATATTATGTTTGCTGGCAAACAAGTAGTTGTTTGCGGCTATGGAGATGTTGGAAAAGGTTGTGCACAAAGTCTTCGAGGACAAGGCTGCATAGTATATGTAACCGAAATTGATCCAATATGTGCGTTGCAAGCAAG TATGGATGGATTTCGCGTAGTTCGCTTAAATGAAATTGTTCGTCAAGTGGACATTGTTGTTACGGCTACAGGCAACAAGAATGTGGTTAACCGAGAGCACATGGATCGTATGAAATCTGGTTGCATTGTTTGTAATATGGGACATTCTAATTCCGAGATCGATGTG aaTAGTTTGCACTCTGCTGAACTGTCGTGGCTGAGAGTGCGCTCTCAGGTAGACCACGTAATTTGGCCCGATGGTCGAACAATTATCCTTTTAGCAGAAGGACGTCTTGTTAATTTGGCTTGTTCGACAGTTCCATCATTTGTGGTATCAGTTACAGCTGCAGCGCAAGCGTTGGCTCTAATAGAGTTATTCAATGCACCGGTTGGTCGTTATAAATCTGATGTCTACCTGTTGCCTAAAAAAATGG aTGAATATGTCGCAAGTTTACATTTACCCATACTAGATGCTCATTTGACAGAACTTACCGATGAGCAAGCCAAGTACCTAGGTCTAAATAAGGCTGGGCCATTTAAGCCTAACTATTATAG atattaa
- the LOC105225417 gene encoding adenosylhomocysteinase-like 1 isoform X2, which translates to MKTTPATHITQEAKQPSALKMASMTRRRSSAASTCSYSSACYTGSSDEDNVSPRENRQRNSTGSSDFCVKNINAQQAFGRREIEIAEKEMPGILALRKRASEDKPLKNAQIVGCTHINAQTAVLIETLVELGASVRWAACNIYSTQNAVAAALAEVGIPIFAWRGETEEDFWWCLDKCVNSENWHPNMILDDGGDATHLMWKKYPIIFKAIKGIVEESVTGVHRLYQLVKTGKLTVPAINVNDSVTKARFDNFYNSKDSILDSLKRSTDIMFAGKQVVVCGYGDVGKGCAQSLRGQGCIVYVTEIDPICALQASMDGFRVVRLNEIVRQVDIVVTATGNKNVVNREHMDRMKSGCIVCNMGHSNSEIDVNSLHSAELSWLRVRSQVDHVIWPDGRTIILLAEGRLVNLACSTVPSFVVSVTAAAQALALIELFNAPVGRYKSDVYLLPKKMDEYVASLHLPILDAHLTELTDEQAKYLGLNKAGPFKPNYYRY; encoded by the exons CAAGAAGCTAAGCAACCGAGTGCTTTGAAAATGGCCAGTATGACCAGAAGACGTTCCTCAGCAGCATCTACATGTTCATATAGCTCAG CATGCTATACTGGTAGCTCAGATGAAGATAATGTGTCCCCTCGCGAAAACAGGCAGCGGAACAGCACAGGTAGCTCagatttttgtgtaaaaaatataaatgcacaACAAGCTTTCGGAAGAAGAGAAATCGAAATAGCAGAAAAAGAAATGCCGGGGATATTGGCATTGCGAAAGCGCGCCTCAGAGGATAAGCCCCTCAAAAATGCACAGATTGTAGGTTGCACACATATAAATGCCCAAACAGCTGTGCTTATTGAAACATTAGTAGAGTTGGGAGCTTCCGTTCGCTGGGCAGCGTGTAATATATACTCTACACag AATGCGGTAGCTGCAGCTCTTGCTGAGGTTGGTATTCCTATATTTGCATGGCGTGGTGAGACTGAAGAAGATTTCTGGTGGTGCCTTGACAAATGTGTCAACTCTGAAAATTGGCATCCAAATATGATATTGGATgatggtggtgatgccactcATTTAATGTGGAAGAAATATCCAATTATTTTCAAGGCGATTAAGGGCATTGTCGAAGAGAGTGTGACTGGTGTTCATAGATTGTATCAATTGGTAAAGACAGGAAAACTAACCGTGCCTGCAATAAATGTTAACGATTCCGTAACAAAAGCAAGGTTCGACAACTTCTATAACTCAAAAGATTCAATTTTGGACAG TCTGAAACGATCAACAGATATTATGTTTGCTGGCAAACAAGTAGTTGTTTGCGGCTATGGAGATGTTGGAAAAGGTTGTGCACAAAGTCTTCGAGGACAAGGCTGCATAGTATATGTAACCGAAATTGATCCAATATGTGCGTTGCAAGCAAG TATGGATGGATTTCGCGTAGTTCGCTTAAATGAAATTGTTCGTCAAGTGGACATTGTTGTTACGGCTACAGGCAACAAGAATGTGGTTAACCGAGAGCACATGGATCGTATGAAATCTGGTTGCATTGTTTGTAATATGGGACATTCTAATTCCGAGATCGATGTG aaTAGTTTGCACTCTGCTGAACTGTCGTGGCTGAGAGTGCGCTCTCAGGTAGACCACGTAATTTGGCCCGATGGTCGAACAATTATCCTTTTAGCAGAAGGACGTCTTGTTAATTTGGCTTGTTCGACAGTTCCATCATTTGTGGTATCAGTTACAGCTGCAGCGCAAGCGTTGGCTCTAATAGAGTTATTCAATGCACCGGTTGGTCGTTATAAATCTGATGTCTACCTGTTGCCTAAAAAAATGG aTGAATATGTCGCAAGTTTACATTTACCCATACTAGATGCTCATTTGACAGAACTTACCGATGAGCAAGCCAAGTACCTAGGTCTAAATAAGGCTGGGCCATTTAAGCCTAACTATTATAG atattaa